In Arvicola amphibius chromosome 1, mArvAmp1.2, whole genome shotgun sequence, one DNA window encodes the following:
- the Ppef2 gene encoding serine/threonine-protein phosphatase with EF-hands 2 — translation MGSSSSSQHHFAFQNAEKAFKAAALIQRWYRRYTARLEMRRRCTWNIFQSIEYAGQQDQVKLHDFFSYLVDHFTPSSHHERDFLNRMFTEERFAQDVETDYESIEVPDSYTGPRLSFPLLPDHATALVEAFRLRQQLHARYVLSLLYETRKHLAQLPNINRVSTCYSEEITVCGDLHGQLDDLIFIFHKNGLPSPERAYVFNGDFVDRGKDSVEVLMVLFAFMLVYPKEFHLNRGNHEDHLVNLRYGFTKEVMQKYKIHGKKILRTLQDVFCWLPLATLVDEKVLVLHGGVSDRTDLDLLAKLDRHKIVSTMRCKTRKESENREEQKRKANQTSSGQRPTPWFLPQSRSLPSSPFHPGSGSKAYKACRSCSIPCSSLGHKEQSGQVRRSVDLELERCQQQAGFPGIREKGEPSPLALDTDCDADVRQTLEPTPEEWKQVVDILWSDPMAQEGCKANTIRGGGCYFGPDVTGKLLEKYKLQFLIRSHECKPEGYEFCHNRKVLTVFSASNYYEVGSNRGAYVKLGPALTPHIVQYQANKMTHRLTMRQRISRVEESALRALRQNLFAHSSDLLLEFQKHDVDGSGTVTLSDWAVAVESVLHLGLPWRMLRPQLVNSSADNVLEYKSWLESLAKEQLSRENIQSSLLEKLYRNRSNLETIFRVIDSDHSGFISLDEFRQTWKLFSSHMNIDITDDNICDLARSIDFNKDGRIDINEFLEAFRLVEQSCSEGHASACLQSTDTAERD, via the exons CCTTCAAGGCAGCGGCCCTGATCCAGAGGTGGTACCGGCGCTACACGGCCCGCTTGGAGATGAGGCGGCGATGTACCTGGAACATCTTCCAGTCTATAGAGTATGCTGGACAGCAAGACCAGGTCAAG CTCCATGATTTCTTTAGCTACCTTGTGGATCACTTCACACCCAGCAGCCACCACGAGA GGGACTTCCTAAACCGCATGTTCACTGAGGAGAGATTCGCCCAGGATGTGGAGACAGACTACGAATCCATAGAGGTGCCCGACAGTTACACAGGGCCAcgcctctccttcccccttcttcctgaCCATGCTACTGCCCTGGTGGAAGCTTTCAGACTGAGACAA CAGCTCCATGCTCGCTACGTCCTCAGTCTTCTGTACGAGACCCGGAAGCACCTGGCCCAGCTGCCAAACATCAACCGGGTCTCAACCTGTTACAGCGAGGAGATCACAGTGTGCG gagATCTACATGGCCAATTGGAtgacttaatatttatatttcataag AACGGTCTACCATCGCCAGAGAGGGCGTACGTGTTCAATGGTGACTTCGTGGACCGAGGCAAGGACTCAGTAGAGGTCCTGATGGTCCTATTTGCCTTCATGTTGGTTTATCCCAAAGAGTTCCATCTTAACCGAGGAAACCATGAGGATCACCTTGTGAACTTACG ATACGGCTTCACCAAGGAAGTGATGCAGAAATACAAG ATACACGGGAAGAAAATCCTAAGGACGCTTCAAGACGTCTTCTGCTGGCTTCCACTGGCCACACTGGTTGATGAGAAAGTCCTTGTTCTTCATGGCGGGGTCTCAGACAGGACAGACTTGGACCTTCTGGCTAAATTAGACAGACACAAG ATTGTTTCTACCATGAGGTGCAAAACGAGAAAGGAAAGTGAGAATCGGgaggagcagaagagaaaagCCAACCAGACAAGCTCTGGACAGAGACCTACTCCATGGTTTCTTCCGCAAAGCCGCTCTCTGCCCTCCTCGCCTTTTCACCCGGGCTCTGGCTCTAAGGCCTACAAAGCCTGCCGCTCCTGCAGCATTCCCTGCAGCTCGCTGGGCCACAAGGAGCAATCCGGGCAAGTGCGGCGCTCGGTGGACCTGGAGCTGGAGCGGTGCCAGCAGCAAGCCGGCTTCCCAGGGATCAGAGAGAAGGGGGAGCCCTCGCCCTTGGCCCTAGACACCGACTGTGATGCTGATGTACGACAGACACTGGAGCCCACTCCGGAGGAGTGGAAGCAG GTGGTGGATATTCTGTGGAGTGATCCCATGGCTCAGGAGGGCTGCAAGGCCAACACTATCCGAGGAGGAGGCTGTTACTTCGGGCCTGATGTGACAGGAAAGTTGCTGGAGAAATACAAGCTGCAGTTCCTGATTCGCTCACACGAGTGCAAACCTGAAGGCTATGAATTCTGCCACAACCGCAAG GTGTTGACTGTCTTTTCTGCCTCCAATTACTATGAAGTTGGCAGTAACAGAGGTGCCTATGTCAAACTGGGACCAGCCCTGACTCCACATATCGTGCAGTATCAAGCTAACAAGATGACACACAGGCTAACCATGAGGCAAAG GATCAGCAGGGTGGAGGAGTCAGCCCTGAGAGCCCTGCGGCAGAACTTATTTGCTCATTCCTCAGACCTGCTTCTCGAATTTCAGAAGCATGACGTGGATGGGAGCG GCACGGTCACCCTGAGTGACTGGGCAGTTGCCGTGGAGTCTGTGCTGCACCTGGGCCTGCCATGGCGGATGCTCCGGCCACAGCTGGTGAACAGTTCCGCGGATAATGTGCTGGAATACAAATCCTGGTTGGAGAGCTTGGCCAAAGAACAGCTGAGCCGAGAG aacATCCAGTCGAGTCTTCTGGAAAAACTCTATCGAAACCGATCCAACTTGGAGACGATTTTTAGGGTCATCGACAGTGATCATTCAG GATTCATCTCCCTGGATGAGTTCAGACAGACGTGGAAGCTCTTCAGCTCCCACATGAACATTGACATCACAGATGACAACATCTGTGACCTCGCCAGAAGCATCGACTTCAACAAGGATGGCCGCATCGATATCAATGAGTTCCTGGAGGCCTTCCGCCTCGTGGAGCAGTCCTGTTCCGAgggccatgcctctgcttgcttacAGTCCACAGACACTGCAGAGAGAGACTGA